caggaggagttTTCGGTGCGATgattccctctctctctcctcacaGGAAGGGTGGCAGGGGCTGGCGGTGGTGGGACTGACAGGGGTGAGCATCAGGCTCTGAGCCCAGCTGTGGCCCACAGCCCCGGTGGGAGGGCAGGGGGTGTGGGCACACAGAGGAGAGGGGTGCCCGGGTACCACCTGCTCCTTGGTGCACACATGTCCCATTGGAGTGCCTGGAAAACCCTGTCCTGCCCTCCCATGCCACCCTCTTCTCCCAAGGTTGCGTCTCTGGAAGGAGTCCCACCACAGCTGGACTCATCCCAGGAGCTGGCACCTCTGGTGATGCCCCTGggtcagctctgccctgctgggagaCCAGGTCTGCCACCACCAGTGGCAGCGAGGGGCTTTCCCTTATTGCTGGTTTCTCCCCCTGCAGAAAATCCCACCCAACTTCGTGAGTCCGGAGGAGCTGGAAATCCCTGGACGTGCCTTCAAGGACAGATACAAAACCATTCTCCCCAGTATGTGCCACTGTGTCCCTTTGCCTCCCAGTTGCCTGTGTTTGCTTGTGGGTGAGGGTGcctcagagcagccctggcactggggtgggcacTCCTGGGGttctgccctgcctgctcctaCTGCccgtgctgcaggagctgggtgcCGTGTTCCAGGGGGTGGGCACAGTGCTGTGGGGTGGCACATGGGGAGCTGTCCCTGGGGTGGGTGTGCAGCACACTGGGGCCTTACTTGTCCCCAGGGCGTGGCCCTAAGGGTGTAAAGGCTGAGCATGTTCTGGAAGGACTCAGCTGGGCTCTGGTCAGGTGCTGTGGGGATGTcctggggggtcactgggggtgaGTTACCCCACCTGCTCACCATGCAGGTTtgggctgcagccaggctgtgccctGCCAGGACAGGGAGGCTGAATGGGACAAGAGCAGGTGTGAGGGAGGGTGCAGGCAGCTCTGAGCATGGCACGCAGCAGGAGGACTCAGCCTCCAGGCAGGATCAGTCCCTTGGGCAATACCTGTGACATCTTTCAGATCCTGAGAGCCGGGTCTGCCTCAGGAGGGCCAGGAACCAGGAGGAAGAGAGCTACATAAATGCCAACTACATCACGGTGAGTGTCCTGCCGGGGCCTGCAGCCCAGGACTCACAAGGcactgggctgcagctgccacaCTGGGTCACACGTGCCAGACACTGTCACCTGTGCCTTAGCTGGGCCAGTGTGACTTCTTGTGAGACCAAACCATTAACAGGATTGCTGGGAAAGCCTGGGTTTTTGGTACCTTTAGCAGTTTTATATGAGGAGAAGTGACTGGAGACAGAGGATGTTTGGAGCTGTGAAACAGGGATTCCTGTGtcctgtggctgccccagggtAGCAGACTTAACTTGCCAGCCCTTTTGGGGCTGGAGAGATGTGgctccagctgtgcagggcagacaCACTGTTCCTTTTGGGGGGAGAGTCtcctgagggagctgctctcagctcctgggcagaTGGAGCACCCCGACAGGCTCCCttgcaggggctgctccatctcctcctcACACACCGGCCCACAGTCTGGAAAAGCCATGGGAGGCAAGCTGTGTCAGCAGATTATGGCAGCTCAGAGATCCTCAAACCTCACACATCCTGGGATCTCCTCTCTGCTCAGGGAGCTTGTGGCAATTTCCCAGGAGGAGAGCTAATGAAGGTGGGGTGTGGCTTATTTTTGGCACCCAGTGGGGTCCCTTTCCAGAGACTGAGAAGTCCCCAGACCCTAGGGTGTTACTGAGACAACCAGATTTTGATATCCATCCCTGTGCAAACCCTTCCAGGCTGCAGTCTCTCCCATGACGGGATCTCGTGTCAGCCAGGTGCCAGCTTTGCCTGGTGGGCAGGCTTCTTTCTGAGCAATTAATCTTCAGCACCTTTCCCTTGGGACTGGCCAGGGCACTGGGAAGCAGAGGTGGGGCCGTGGCTGCTGTGAGCACTTGGCAGTGAGGGGTAAAGCAGGACTTGGGAAAGCAGGGCTTGGGAAAGCAAGGCTTGGGAAAGCAGCCCACAGAAAGTGCTGTCTGGGGTGGCAGACAAACCCCTGGGAGGTGCTCGGAGGGTGCAGGTTGGAGCTGAAGGACACTGAGGAGCATTTCTTTTCTGATGGTGCTTGTGGCTGAGATCCACTGagacagcagcacccagcaccccACGGGAGGGTCAGAGCAGCTTTGGGACAGGAGCACTgcacccagagctgctgggaggcTTGTCTGGTGTGAGGGCAGCATGACCACGGGCAGCAGAGGAACTGTGTCTTCCCGAGGCAGCCTGGCAGCGTGCAGCTGCATGCCAGCTGACACTGGCACTCTGTCCCTACAGCCCGGGCTGTGCCTGGCATCCCCTGTGTCTCACATGAGTGCTGACAGTGCTGCCCGTCCCCCTGGCACACACACCTGAGCACACCTGTGCCCACACACCCCTGTGTGCAGCTGGCATTTCCTGACCCCTGCCTTCCCCTTACCTCTCCAAGGGTGTAGCAGTGCAGGAATTTGTGGGCACGTCAGAAAATCAGCAACCCAGCCTGCCTGGGCATGCCTGGGAGGCACAGGAatctgggagggctctgcaagCCTTTGATCACATCAGCCCCACCTGGGACTGAAGCTCTTCCTGCTGATGGTGTTCCATGAAGTGTTTTTGAGCATGGGGTGGTGGGGAGAAGGTGGAATTCCCAGGGTTGACGCCTCCAGGTCTCCTGAATGGAAAATCATGtttcctaggaaaaaaatgaTCTTGAGGCATGAAAATAGGGCTCTGCAAAATGTTCCTGAGAACCTTCCTGTCCCTTAGCTGAGCCAGTGCGACTTCTTGTGAGACCAAACCATTAACGGGACTGCTGGAAAGGCCTGGATTTTTGATACCTTTAGCAGTTTTATACTAGGACAGGAAGTGACTGGAGACAGAAGATGCTTGGAGCTGTGAAACAGGGATTCCTGCTTGTCCTTGTAGAAACACCCACAGTGAGGAGTGCAGCTCCCTGTGTGAGCTTTGCCTTGCCACATCCATCACGCTTGTCACACTGATAGCCTGGGGATGCTTGCAGGCACTTGGGTGTACAAGGCCAGCTTCACGGGCTTGCTCCTGGGTGAGGGGACCAGCGGGATGGGGGGGAAGCCTGGGGGTTCCTCAGCAGATCTATAAAAGCATTTTAGGGACAGGTTTAGTAGGAACCAACATGTGTGGCTCAGCCTGTAGAGGCAGAAAAGCTTCATGAGGGCCGGAGTGGCCTGGAGACAGGCCGCCCTCCCCTCGAGGCCCCCCAGCCTCCCTGACGGGCCGTGTGCTGGGCAGGGCTacgcggggcggccccgggagTACATTGCCACGCAGGGACCCTTGCTGAACACCGTGACCGACTTCTGGGAGATGGTGTGGCAGGAGGAGGTGCCTCTCATCGTCATGATCACCGAGCTCCAGGAGCGCAAGGAGGTACCACTGACCCTCCCCGGGCTCAGGCACCGCCCAgccaggggcacagggggagTGGGGTGCTGATGACAGCAGAGGGTTGTGTGGGGCCAAACATGGGGTCTGTGGACCCACTTAGTGTGCTTTCGTCTCAGAGGATTCCCTGATGGATCACAAGTGGAGGagagagccccagggctgcagccttgGCCCTACCTGGCAAAGATTTTCCTCCTCACATGGCTGTGTGCCCTGGGCACGCTTTACCAGCTGGATAATAGGATAAAAAGCCCTGGGGAcggggcagaagcagtgggcagCAGTGCCCCTCTGGCCCCCCAAgctctcccctgggctgggagctcTCAGCCAGGGGATCCAGCCAGGATGGAGCTGACAGCACCCGCCTGGGGGAGCTGAGAACTGGAAATTCTCCTGGCCACATCCTTGCTCCCTTCTCTCCCAAcagcctccctgtgccctgggtCCTGCTGCATCTGGAAGCTCCCAGGGCTGAGGAAGGCTGTGCATCCCTGAGGCCTGAAAGCCAGGGCAGGGCATGGGAGAAGGTGTAGAGCAGCaggtgcagggacagggatccATCCCTTCCTTGCTTTCCCTCTGTATCACCCTACATCCACCTTCCCCGCTCTCCTACCACCCCCACAATGATGCCCCCTCCCAAGAGCACTGACCCAAGCACAGTTCAGACATCCAGGAGGTGCCTTGAGCATCTCCACAGCCACAAACCTGCCTTGTTCTCCAGAAATGCGTCCACTACTGGCCTGAGAAGGAGGGCACCTATGGCCCCTTCACCATCCGCGTGCAGGCAGTGAGCGAGTCTGTGGAGTACGTGGTCCGGGAGCTCTCCATCCAGGTGGGTCAGAGAGGGAGCACGctggggcccagcagtgcccctgACACCCCTGGGATGTCTAGTGAGATGGCAATGCTGTGTGACAGCAAAGAGCAGGGTCCATGATTCTCAggagcccctcctgcctggggaggctgcaggggAGCAGGACCCAGCCCTGGGGTACAGAGGAGAAGGAGTCAGCTGGGCAGCACCACCAGCCCGGTGTTTGTGCACTGTGCTGTTGGGCTCTGCCCCATGGGCTCTCTGTACTCTCTGGCTGACACCAGCCTAAAGGATCCTGCTTTGCCTGGACGCTGGCGACAGTGTTGGAACACTCTGCATCTGTTCTCGTCTTCTGGGATGGGACACATCCATCGTCTCTGGCCCAGGGGTGTCTCCCTCATGTCTGGCAGAGGCTCAAAGAGGGATTCTGGAGGAGGGTGGCAGAGATGGGTACAGGCTGCCTGGCCTCTGCTGGAGCTGCGCTCCATGTCTCATTTGGCCCCTGCTCTCACATCCCGATTTCTCTTTGTTCTGTGCTGGAGAAGCTTGAAAAGGAACGCCGCAAGGTCAAACACATCCTCTTCCCTTCCTGGCCGGACCAGCAAACACCCGAGTCAGCCAAGCCCCTGCTGCACCTGGTGTCCAAGGTGGAGGAGACTCTGCAGActgcagccagcccagggccCATCGTGGTGCACTGCAGGTAAGGGCTTGCACCTCACCTGAGCCCTGTCTGTGCTTCACCTCGGGGTCAGGCTGCAAATGCCTGAGGGGAAAATCCCACGTGTTAGTCCTCATGCATGGGTCCCACTGTGGTGAAGAAAtcctggggcacagccaccccacagcagagctgtcaaccagcagctcctgtgctggcagcaggatggTGGCATATCCTGCATCCATGGGCAGCAGGATGGGAGCAGGAGAGGTCTGCATTTGGGACCCAGCCACCAGCCCCACCGTACACCCACAGCTCTGGCTCTGGAAGATccttgcttgagcagggagatgGAACCAGATGACCCCATGTGATGCCTTTTCCCTGGTCCTAGAACTATGAGCCAGACACAGTTAAGGGATAAAAGGGTTTTTACTTCGGGATTTAATAAGGATCCTTATGGTGCAACAGTTTGTGAAGGTGGAATATACCAAAATGCACACACACGGTATATCACATATATAATCTTCTGCACCTTATAAATTAGCATATCTGAccaagattccccaatgaggaGCTTAAATGAATGGTGTGACACCTCCTTATTCTAAAGTATTTCCTCCCAGATGGGCTTAATCCTAGTTTACAGGATATCTTCTAGAGGGGCCTTGGTTTCTCAAGATAGCGTAAGGCTTTTTGGCCTCCAGCTGTGAGGCCTTTTAGGATGTTTGGTCTTCTTGCTTAGCAGAATACCAGGACTATGTTAAGATATCGGGCTTAAAGTATTACAAGTATGTATGCTAAGAATACTGGGAATACATAAGAGgtatataaaaagaaaaggcaaaaaatcatcatggcatcacaaGGCTGATCCCTTcaaacctgacccattctgtaattctgtgattcctgcTCTCTGTGTCACCAAGCATGGCCTGTGGCTTGCATGTGGAGCCAGGTTTCAGGACAGCCCTCCTGCAGGATGTGGCCTCTGCCTATTTCCTCTCCTTGTTAAGTGAATTTGGGGACAGTGGAGCAGAGCACCCGGTTGTCCCTGTGGAACACGCTCAGCATGCACTGCTGCAGGCGGAGTGCTGGGGTTAGAGGCCatctgggaggggaaggggctgcagaGCCCCCTGCACTGCACAAGGATGGGGCACAGACTGGTGTTGTGCTTCcagagcagcttcagctgctgTGCAACACGGCAAGAACTCCTTGCCATGGCAGAGTGACCCCAGCCCACAGCTTTTGGTGCCTGGCTGAGAAGCTTGGTCTGGCAGCTGGGGCCAGGACCCCCTCATCCCTCTAGGAAGAAATCACAGCAGCAAACCAATCCAGGAGTGCATCCAGCTCAGCAAGATGCAGGTGTGGGCAGTGGATGCTGTCGGTGCTCAGCACAGCTGTGTCTGTCCTGCAGCGCAGGCATTGGCCGCACCGGCTGCTTCATCGCCACCAGGATCGGGTGCCAGCAGCTGAAGGACAAGGGGGAGGTGGATATCCTTGGAATCGTGTGCCATCTCCGCATAGACAGGTGAGTACTCAGAGCAGGTGGGTACTCAGAGCAGGTGGCTCCTTGGAGGCCTGGGTGGAGGGGTGTGGGAGGGATGTGGCAGAGACGTGGGGATGGGCATCCCAAGGGGACTATTTCTGATGGAAACCAGAAGGGTTGCTGGAGGATGCAGATGTGTGGATGGCAAACAATTCCCAGTGCCGGGCTGGTTCTGCTGTCGGAGCTGCTGTAGCTCTGACCTGAGGACATGAGGGAGAGTAAAGGGGCTGTGAACCTGGCAGCCATCTGCtcctcccttccagctcagccacTAAACCCAGAAACACTCCATCTGGCCACTTTTCAAGAAGTACAGGTAAAAAACTAGCACCAAATCAGTTGCTAATCTCATTTTGAACAGCCCAGCAATGCTTCTGAACCTCTGCACTCTTtgggctgctctggtgcctgtTTCAGAGGCATCTTGACGTGGCTGGTGAAGCAGGAATATCTgtgccctgggagcagagagctgggaaCAGGGTTCTGTGTTTGGTGAAGTGTCAGCAAGCCCTGCCTTTCCCTTGCAGAGGTGGGATGATCCAGACGAGCGAGCAGTACCAGTTCCTCCATCACACACTAGCTCTCTACGCTtcccagctgccagagggggGAAGCCACTAGTGCAGGGCTCCCACCGGGCTTCTGGCTCCCTGCTCTGACCTCTCCTGCACCAGCCTCGGGGGACACCTTCACCAAAACCTCTCCTGATGCTGCCAggccacagagcagcagcacgaACATCCCTCGGGATGAGTACAGCTGAGCAAACCCACGGGGACGGTGGCGTTGGACCCTGGGGATGAGCAAGGTGTGGTGTGCGGTGGGTGCTCGAGGTGGCCACTGCTGCCGGCTCGAGGCAGATTTCACCCATAGAAAGAGGCTTTGGCTTGAGAGGTGCAAGATCCTGAAGCAGAAGAGCAAGCTGTGCAGAGGAACTGCAGCTGGCAAGCGCCGGGAGCACAGTTTGCCTTTCAGCTGCACTCAAATGTTCACCCTGTGAGACGCAGCGCTGGTAGAACTACCCCGAAATAAATGGAGcctctgtcctggctgtgcatcctttgtgggcagggctgggcttgcTCCAAACATGCACCATGAAGCTCTTCTTGCTGAAGACACCTTGGTGGCTTGGCGCACGGTCGGCTAACAGCGTTCCGTAGCTTGCTTTCCTCTCCACCTTCAGCCAACACCTTCTCAACAGCCTTAAAGTAGAACCATGGAATattattaaggttggaaaagagctccaaggtcattgagtccaacctctGATCGAATCCCACTGTGCCCACTGAACTGGATCATGAATTGCCATGTGTAGTTGTTTCTTGAacagctccagggatggtgactccaccacctcgctgggcagcctgtgtcagtgcctcaccaccctttcagggaagaaattctCCCCTACCCAACCCGAACCTGCCCTCTCCCTAGCAGGGGAGAGTCCCAAGCGCAGTTTGCAAGTGATGTGTTCCCAGTTGCCTTCTGTTGTTACATGAGGGTGGGGATTTTGAAttcttggggtgttttttttctgaaatcagaACAAAATAATATTTGGGTTTTATTCAGTTGTCTTTTTCACTGATAAATGCAGGGAGGGAAAAATAGAAGACAGAAAAACGTTTTGGCGTAAAGCACTGAGATGGGAATATTCTGTGAAGTATTTTGAAGCTATTCAAAGCTGCCCTTGGCTGATGCACATCACACACCTGCTTGGGCAGTGAGGATTGGGAAGGAGATGGGATCTGCCCAGTCTGTGCCAGCCCATGTCACAAGCCCTGACATGACCCAGTGTGAGATCCAGGGAAGAAAGGGCCAGTCTTCCTGCTTGcctgggctccctgagcttcccCAGCTCAGGGCTGTGTGCATGACCTACCCCTTCACCACTCCATGGGTCCCCAAAATGCAGCTGAATTGCTGCCCAATGGTCTTCCCTGCCCAGTTTCCTCACTTGGCACCAGGAACAAATCTGCTCcctggcccagcagcaggaaaagggacAGATCTCAAGTAATGTCCTTTTCACCTGCTGCATTTCGATCATCCTGGCAGAGAAATCCCCGTTCCTAGCGCCAGGTCAGCCCTTCCTCATGCCTGAGCCTGCCCAGCCAGGTGCTTTGGGGGGGAATTGTGTTCCCTATGGGACTCCTGCACAATGCTCAGGCTCTtagagaggctgtggagctCCTGCAAGCTCCGTGTAGGTGGATGCATGGCTCAGGACCTT
Above is a window of Aphelocoma coerulescens isolate FSJ_1873_10779 chromosome 26, UR_Acoe_1.0, whole genome shotgun sequence DNA encoding:
- the PTPN7 gene encoding tyrosine-protein phosphatase non-receptor type 7; the protein is MVQACLVCSRVHRGSLAARAAAADMDKPDKPSPSAKKHVRLQERRGSNVSLVLDMSSLGNVEPIQPVCTPRDITLKFLRTSSHVLRKQELQQHAQSLAQLQEEFSKIPPNFVSPEELEIPGRAFKDRYKTILPNPESRVCLRRARNQEEESYINANYITGYAGRPREYIATQGPLLNTVTDFWEMVWQEEVPLIVMITELQERKEKCVHYWPEKEGTYGPFTIRVQAVSESVEYVVRELSIQLEKERRKVKHILFPSWPDQQTPESAKPLLHLVSKVEETLQTAASPGPIVVHCSAGIGRTGCFIATRIGCQQLKDKGEVDILGIVCHLRIDRGGMIQTSEQYQFLHHTLALYASQLPEGGSH